The genome window CGTTCCAGGAACACGCCTTCTCGGGCCGGGGTGCCGTGGCCGAAGGTGGTCCGGATGGCCAGGGCCACGAACTGGACGGCTCGGTCCAGGGCGATGGGCAGGCTGTCTCCCTGGAGGATGGCCCCGGTCAGGACGCTGGCGAAGATGTCGCCCGTGCCCGGGTAGCTGGTGGGCACGTAGGTGCAGGATACCCGCCACATGCGACCGGTGGCCCGGTCATAGGCCAAGACGGCCGAGCCTTCGGACAGTCCCTGGACCGGAACGCTGGTGACGACCACCCGACGAGGGCCGAGAGCAGAGAGATCCTCCAGCCAGCCCCGGACCCTGTCCGGCCTGGGCGGAACGGCAGGGTTGTGACCCAGAAGCAGGGCCGCCTCGGTGACGTTGGGGGTGATGAGATCGGCCTTGGCCACCAGACGGCGCATTTCAACGACCATTTCCGCGGGCATGGTGGCGTAGAGGCGGCCGTCGTCGCCCAGAACCGGGTCCACGACCACGATCTGGTCGTCCCGGCGGAAATCGTCGATGAAGTTTTCGACCATGCAGATCTGGCGGACGGAACCCAAAAACCCGCTGTAGATACAGTCGAATGCCAGGCCCAGGGAT of Deltaproteobacteria bacterium contains these proteins:
- a CDS encoding pyridoxamine kinase is translated as MPRPVTRVAAIHDLSGFGGGSLAAVIPILSAMRIQVCSLPTAVLSTHTGGFEGYRFVDLTEHMPGFIAHWKSLGLAFDCIYSGFLGSVRQICMVENFIDDFRRDDQIVVVDPVLGDDGRLYATMPAEMVVEMRRLVAKADLITPNVTEAALLLGHNPAVPPRPDRVRGWLEDLSALGPRRVVVTSVPVQGLSEGSAVLAYDRATGRMWRVSCTYVPTSYPGTGDIFASVLTGAILQGDSLPIALDRAVQFVALAIRTTFGHGTPAREGVFLERVLDSLNAPVTMSSYEIVS